One Aureibacillus halotolerans genomic region harbors:
- a CDS encoding cytochrome (ubi)quinol oxidase subunit III — translation MDVNERLTDENFPAEPEKTTLEGKNKFLGFWFFLGGETVLFASLFGTFLALRDSTTESELYQLPLVFGATMILLTSSLTSVYAMYHMKNNNFMKMQLWLGITVLLGVTFLGIEVYEFMHYVHEGLLFTSNGYSASFYALVGTHGAHVLLGVCWITALIFRNMKRGLTLYNAPKYYVASLYWHFIDVVWVFIFTVVYLIGKLG, via the coding sequence ATGGATGTCAATGAACGCTTGACAGATGAGAACTTTCCCGCCGAACCGGAAAAAACGACACTTGAAGGAAAAAACAAGTTTTTAGGTTTTTGGTTTTTCCTTGGTGGCGAGACTGTCCTTTTTGCATCATTATTTGGTACGTTTTTGGCATTGCGTGATTCTACAACGGAATCGGAGCTGTATCAGTTGCCCCTCGTCTTTGGAGCAACAATGATCTTATTAACAAGCTCGCTTACGAGCGTTTATGCCATGTACCATATGAAAAACAACAACTTTATGAAAATGCAGCTTTGGCTGGGCATAACTGTCCTCTTAGGAGTCACGTTTTTAGGTATTGAAGTGTATGAATTTATGCATTACGTACATGAAGGTTTGTTGTTTACAAGTAATGGATACTCCGCGAGTTTTTATGCGTTAGTTGGAACACACGGAGCTCACGTTCTTCTTGGTGTGTGTTGGATCACCGCCTTGATTTTCCGGAATATGAAGCGTGGACTTACGCTTTATAATGCACCGAAATATTATGTTGCAAGCTTGTACTGGCATTTTATTGACGTCGTTTGGGTGTTTATCTTTACGGTTGTCTATCTAATAGGAAAGTTGGGGTAA
- the ctaF gene encoding cytochrome c oxidase subunit IVB, with protein sequence MASNTTTGHQESEALKAYRKKQKQEEMKHQVITFSLMILLTIVSFIAVAYEEFSRDFVVPFILLLAVVQVAYQLYYFMHMKNKGHQSAMLFLFSGVFVAALTIVALMALVSWS encoded by the coding sequence ATGGCATCAAATACGACAACTGGCCACCAGGAAAGCGAAGCATTAAAGGCGTATCGTAAAAAACAAAAGCAGGAGGAAATGAAGCATCAAGTCATTACCTTTTCCTTAATGATTTTGCTTACGATTGTATCTTTTATTGCCGTTGCCTACGAAGAATTTAGCCGTGATTTTGTTGTGCCATTTATTTTATTGCTTGCTGTAGTTCAGGTGGCTTATCAGCTTTATTATTTCATGCATATGAAAAATAAAGGTCATCAATCGGCAATGTTGTTTCTGTTTTCAGGTGTATTTGTTGCTGCACTTACGATTGTGGCATTAATGGCACTTGTCAGTTGGTCTTAA
- the ctaG gene encoding cytochrome c oxidase assembly factor CtaG — MSIDIFGFVALWSPYYFMFVLSLLIAYFVFTGPLRDNFKDAAPPTTKEQSYFVASMVLLYAVKGSPIDLLSHLSFSAHMVQMALLYLVIPPLVIKGIPNWLWRGILRIPPIHFIFKLAAKPLVAIILFNFVFSMYHMPVVFETVKSHWFYHGIMTTTIFILALLMWWPMLTTIQEWMKLSHLQKIGCIFLGGVLLTPACALLIFADVPLYSTYTDPDAWAQALALCVPADVLASANIGSPEMFQWLPVQEDQQLGGVLMKIMQEIVYGIVLFRVFFAWFNRENRKVDELPEEYRLTEDPQPTK; from the coding sequence GTGTCCATTGATATTTTTGGCTTTGTCGCTCTCTGGAGCCCTTACTATTTCATGTTTGTCCTGAGCTTGCTTATTGCTTATTTTGTCTTTACAGGACCACTACGTGACAATTTCAAGGATGCTGCTCCGCCGACGACCAAAGAACAGAGTTATTTTGTGGCAAGCATGGTCCTGCTTTACGCTGTTAAAGGCAGTCCAATAGACTTGCTAAGTCATCTTTCTTTTTCTGCACATATGGTGCAAATGGCCCTTCTTTACCTCGTTATTCCGCCTTTAGTGATTAAGGGAATACCGAATTGGCTTTGGCGTGGGATCCTTCGCATTCCTCCTATTCATTTCATTTTTAAACTTGCAGCCAAACCGCTTGTTGCCATTATTTTGTTTAATTTCGTTTTTTCGATGTACCATATGCCAGTTGTGTTTGAAACGGTCAAAAGTCATTGGTTTTACCACGGGATAATGACGACAACGATTTTTATACTGGCATTGCTGATGTGGTGGCCGATGCTAACAACAATTCAAGAGTGGATGAAGTTAAGCCACCTTCAAAAAATAGGTTGTATTTTCCTTGGGGGTGTATTGCTAACGCCCGCATGTGCATTGCTTATTTTTGCAGATGTTCCGCTATATAGCACATATACAGATCCTGATGCGTGGGCACAAGCTCTAGCATTATGCGTACCAGCTGACGTTTTAGCCAGTGCGAATATAGGCAGCCCTGAAATGTTTCAATGGCTTCCTGTACAAGAGGATCAACAGCTCGGTGGTGTGCTGATGAAGATCATGCAAGAGATCGTCTATGGCATTGTGTTGTTTCGCGTCTTTTTTGCTTGGTTTAATCGTGAAAATCGCAAAGTTGATGAGCTTCCAGAAGAATACCGCTTAACAGAAGATCCGCAGCCTACGAAATAA
- a CDS encoding DUF420 domain-containing protein → MAPLDLHFIIPTITTALIVISATLVAIGWYLVKKKKYDAHINVMKTAALFAIVFFIIYVSRSIFLGNTKFGGPDFLVPYYTAFLIGHILLATTGGVFGLVTLSLGYKERYKKHKRIGPITSVIWFCTAVTGTIVYLMLYILFPDGSITNLFDAIL, encoded by the coding sequence ATGGCACCATTAGATTTGCATTTTATTATCCCAACAATTACAACCGCTCTTATCGTGATTAGTGCAACACTTGTTGCAATCGGTTGGTATTTAGTAAAAAAGAAAAAATATGATGCGCACATTAACGTCATGAAAACCGCTGCACTATTTGCTATTGTGTTTTTTATCATCTATGTGTCACGATCAATATTTCTTGGAAATACGAAATTTGGTGGACCTGACTTTTTGGTTCCTTATTACACGGCCTTTTTAATCGGACATATACTGCTTGCAACAACAGGTGGCGTTTTTGGGCTTGTCACATTGTCATTAGGCTATAAAGAACGTTATAAAAAACATAAACGAATTGGCCCGATCACAAGTGTGATATGGTTTTGTACAGCAGTGACGGGAACGATCGTTTACTTAATGTTGTACATTTTGTTTCCAGACGGTTCAATAACAAACCTATTTGACGCTATCCTTTAA
- a CDS encoding GNAT family N-acetyltransferase yields MSRKLYTERLILLPCSVHFAKSIILYLKELRVRSPVLIPPQWPPVQLKMFLPFYLEALEKGKKDTYFWVLIKADSAEIIGEIVLIPKKDQHGVIELSYRIEETHRRQGYGYEAVNEVCSYISTQKNVRIIAETAEGNLASERLLMKAGLRLTLQQKDFKQWELM; encoded by the coding sequence ATGAGTCGAAAACTATATACAGAACGATTGATTTTGTTGCCGTGCTCGGTTCATTTTGCCAAGAGTATTATTCTCTATTTGAAGGAGCTTCGTGTTCGTTCACCCGTTCTGATTCCACCTCAATGGCCACCGGTTCAGCTGAAAATGTTTTTGCCATTTTATCTAGAAGCGTTAGAAAAAGGGAAAAAGGATACGTATTTCTGGGTGTTAATTAAGGCGGATTCTGCAGAAATCATAGGCGAAATCGTCCTTATTCCAAAGAAGGATCAGCATGGTGTAATAGAATTGTCCTATCGAATAGAAGAAACTCATCGTCGACAAGGGTACGGTTATGAAGCAGTGAATGAAGTTTGCTCATACATTTCGACACAAAAAAACGTACGCATCATCGCTGAAACAGCCGAAGGCAATCTCGCGTCTGAACGATTGCTGATGAAAGCTGGCTTACGCTTAACTTTACAACAAAAAGACTTTAAACAATGGGAGCTAATGTAA